From the bacterium genome, the window ATACCCTGCAGGTCTTAATCGCGTTTCTTAAAACGCATCCGAAAGCCGGTATCGTCACCCCAAAACTGATCCGCAAGGACGGCGCGCTGGATTACGCCTGCCGCAGATCGCTCCCGACTCCGTGGGTAGCCTTTTCCCGGTTAACCGGATTATCAATGCTATTCCCCAAAAGCAGATTGTTTAGCCAGTATAACCTCACTTATCTCAACGACGACGAACCTGCGCAAATCGGAGCGGGAACTGGCGCTTTCCTACTTATGCCGCAAGAAATCTACCAGAAGGTTGGTGGTTTCGATGAGCAATTCTTTATGTATGGGGAGGACTTAGACCTCTGCGCGCGGGTACAGGATGCCGGGTATGAAATCCATTACCGCCCGGAAACCACTGCCGTACATTATCGTGGGGAATCAACCCGGCGTAGCAACATTGACCGCAATCAAGCGTTTTATGGTGCCATGCTCTTGTATGCCGAAAAGCATTACAAAGGGTGGGCACGCGGGTACGGTATTGCCCTTCTGAAAATCGGAATTTTGCTTGCACATTGGTTTGCCGGCTTCAGCCAGTTTTGGAGTTTCACTTGGCCGGCTGTGGTTGATTCGATTTTGATTGCTTTAGGATTGTTTTTAGGGCAATGGCTGCGCTGGGGCGGTGTTTTTGGTGCAGTGGACAAACGGGTTCTTGTTGCGAATGTCATTCTCGTTTTACTCGCGTTAGGTTCTACTGGCACCTTTTTAGCC encodes:
- a CDS encoding glycosyltransferase, with translation MQPDVSVVIVNYNVRYLLEQCLHSLRHGQHALSQEIFVVDNASTDGSIPFLRERFPEVNFIELSENIGFGKANNLALQQCTGKYILILNPDTIVGEDTLQVLIAFLKTHPKAGIVTPKLIRKDGALDYACRRSLPTPWVAFSRLTGLSMLFPKSRLFSQYNLTYLNDDEPAQIGAGTGAFLLMPQEIYQKVGGFDEQFFMYGEDLDLCARVQDAGYEIHYRPETTAVHYRGESTRRSNIDRNQAFYGAMLLYAEKHYKGWARGYGIALLKIGILLAHWFAGFSQFWSFTWPAVVDSILIALGLFLGQWLRWGGVFGAVDKRVLVANVILVLLALGSTGTFLARDRESVKPALKGAALAGFISGTFTLFLLQGIMFSRAVVLISSMLWLVLLPGWRWLLFVKWGNQLIHKKRLLRTALIIGTDDLAKMLGERLQTDPSEYEFAGFVRYRNV